ACCTCTGTGTGTATGAAGGGATTCAGGATCAACCATTGATTTATGCATATGCAAAGTACATTTAATAATTCAAAGTGTCTAACAAAGTTCAGTAATATTGATCACTGTATTAAGCATTCTTGatgaaattttcaaaagaatttaCTAAAACAGTGTAATTGGtccataaaattataaaatgcttTTTTAATCAATGGGTAAGACCACTGAATATCAAGTCAATTGTCAACCCATACTCAGACATGTATTGGTAACTCCAACACTTGTGTATATTTTCAGTGTAATTGCATTCTTTTATGTGCTTGACACTTgacagacatacatgtacacatgatgtataaatatcaaattaatttcaGTCAATAAATTCATGTTCTAATAGCTAGGGAGAATAAGGCAGTGATTAGCTAAAGGTGGTCTCCATTTGGCATTGTTATTGTTCAGGCAAAAATTCTTAAATGTCAGTGAGTCCTTATTTTTTCCATTGTTTCCTTTAACCTCAAGGTACATTCCTGAAAAATAGaaaagttttataatatttttaatatctagATCAGTGATTGAATGTAATTTAATCCAAAAGCAGAAAGTAAAACATTTTAACAATGTAAAAATTCCAATGTCTATTACTAAGGGAAATCTAACTGTCTAAATATAAAATGAACAGTCTACTATATTTAGGTTGGTTATCAAATGAAATGCTGGTGGCATGGTACACTTTTTTTAGATCCCATCCTTTAATTTATTCCAGTGCATCCCATACCCACACCTGATAAATTTTTGATGAACATTGTCAtatcatattatacatgtatatataaaataaaaatactcatCTGATGTTAGTAAACACACATTTGAACTGTTGCATGAATAAGTGTGTGTTTAACATTTACTGCACGCAGAAATGTTACTGCAactacacatgtacatgtatatcaaattaataatggtacatgtatatcataatgatacatttttttttaaatagaccaTGTCCATGTTGCCCAAGTCTATCGCTGAAGGACTTAAGATTTGGTGTCTACAAACTcaataaaacacaaaaccatACTTGGATGAGGTTGTCTTACCTAAATCACTTCTTGGAGGTAGAGATATACTACGTGTCCAGTCTGGTTCTTCAATCTCTAATAAATCTCTTATACTTTTGGCAATCATCTGAAATTGATATAGTTTTTTAAGACTGTTACCATAATGCAAGGTAAATTcttcaataaaacatattttccaTAAAGATACCaagttgtatatttattttattttatactgacATTCTAATCATCAACTTATCCTTTAGATGTAAAACtgaaattacatgtatatacttataaaaGTCTTGAGGTTTGTGCAACTATTTTCACATAAGTTATCGAATTTTCCAGAATTCTCAAAATCATTTTATATCTTGTGGTCCCTGAAGAAAAACTGCTGGTCCTCATGATCACTactatttcttttacaaaatatcaaaattgtgtCGGTCCTTTGCAAATTTTGGTGGTCAAATCCCTCGAAACCACCACTTTTTGAGAACTCTGATTCTCCAATAAGAAAAATATCTTAGCATGCATAGTTGTATGTGTTTTCAAGGTTTGGACAGTGCATTACTTGTTAATTTTACATCAGACTCGTGTTGCTTGTTGTTACCGGTAATCATAATATTCCAACTTTTACTAAGTTGAATATCGTGAATTCACCTCaattataatcaattttaattgttttatgtttttaaattataaaattatattacatgtaatGTACATGTGCAAACTTtcattaaatatacatttttgtacatgttttgaAACTAATGATCAATTATTATTTATCACAGCAGTCTATATTTATTGTCTGTTTACCTTTATATGTTCAAAATCAGTAATGCCTATATTAGGAAAGGCTGATGCTTCAATAAGTATTAATTTCCTTCCATTTATCATATTCtgtagaaaacattcctgcaaatAATAAATGATGCGTAAAATGATAATTAGACATCATTTTTATGCAATACATAAACACCACAAatccaatacaccttatcgctattcgtCCACCATTACTaaatatcacacaggttcccgtaaaattttgacttcataaaataaaatatctgacgccacaactgaaaagtgattgttgtatgatgtcaaaagttcaagcggccaggTCAGCTggaaatagcaataaggtgtataatacaccttatcgctatttattccattacaggtaagttctaaaattacacaactttttcatccagttgaagctatcttgGACCCTGTTCAAACAATgcaccatgcatgatactttttcatgagacctgtttaaactaccgtaaatacttcaaacaaaatatttttatttcaattttaatttaaaaaaagtggaTCATAATCTATCAAAGTTTACTAatgatcgctttctaaagtttttcctccctcagctcactactgatgacctctTTTTCAGAGTTGTTTtagttgtataaatgactgtttttccagGATTGGACTAAATAGCGTTAAGGTGTATAAAAGAAAAGATATCTAAATTTATTATCCtcaaattgttttcatttttatgctGTCATGATATACATTGTATTGTTTAGACATTTACTTTAGGTTACCCCTTTTGTTCAGATCAAATTCtatggttaaaaaaatatatatcacaactGAGACTACtattgtgttatagtagtctcagatgacAATTACAGTTCGACACTCATGTgttgtaaaaaaacaacattattcaTCAACACAGTCTTCAGTCTTAATCAGTTAATTTCCTATGCGTCATAATTTCATATATATGTCAGTGACTTTAGGGTATAAAGATACACTTAGAATTAAGAAAAATATACACTTACATGacatgtatttttaaatattagttACACAACAAGTCCAATTCTCTTCTGAAGTTGTGCAATTTATGATACACACTTGAGAGAGTGACTTTCTTTAGTTTTAGGTTTTGTGTTCTTTTTCTCAGAAACTTCAAATAATCGACATTTATGGTCACATCAGCTTGCTTACTTTATAATTTGGGAAGCCCAGTTCTTCTATCCAGTCTGATACTTGCTCGACAGTCCAATATAAACACGCAGGTACTTTTTCATCTTTCAAATCCTCAACGGCACTCTGCATGGCAGCCATGATGTAAACGTCTCCATGGAATAAATCACGTGACACTCTGGGGTTATCGTTCTTAGAGCACTTACACCAGGATTTTTTAACTGAGGCCAAAGACattattaaattaataattacaaattttatgtttctTGTAACACAGTTTACTATACACATTATATTGCATGATTTAAAAGAAGCATATTGACAACAAATGAAATGATTTgcaaatctcatttttttttcaaattatcaatTCTCAATTCTGAAGCCAGAAAATACTTTTTACGTTTTTCGAGAATAATctttatctttaataatattcagaaaataacaaaaaaaaaaaccagcaaaatttcctttatatttctaatttcaagggcagcaaccaaacaacgggttgcctgcttcgtctgaaaatttcaggacagataaatctcaacctaatgaacattttaacatcatgtcagatttgctctaaatgctttagtttcagcaGACTGAACATgtctttggtttcagagatatataagccaaaaactgcattttatccgtatgttctattttaagccctgtgagccatgttggttggcaggcgggggtcatcagacacagttttttttaaactagataccctaatgatgattgtggccaggttTGGCAAAATTTGTCTGAGCAGTTTCAGCGgagaagatttctgtaaaaaattaCCAAATTGTACGAAAAAAGTGGTAAACATTAACTATAAAGCTCCAttactccttcaggggtcaatactgacaattttagtcatgttgatttatttgtatatcttacatTGCTGAACAATATTGCCAGAGGCGGATCATTGGGGGCGGGGGGAGGGGGGTAGGGCTGCTCCGGGAGCTGGACCCCCCCCTtatttttggacgatcaatgcatttgaatggggacatatagttggaaccccttttgtcctgggttgggaccatcccccctttttaaattgGCTGGATCCGTGCCCGATTGCTGTtgaaagtttatctctatctataataatattcaagataaaactaaaaactgcaaaatgttcTTAATATTactaatttaggggcagcaaaCCTTTTAGCCCAGGTGAGCTAACAACAGCCGAAACATTCAAGGTAAGATTTGGCGTAAGACATGTCCTATCACTATAATCTATTTCTCAATATGCTTACTAGTATACCGCTTCGATCTAAATAGAATGGTATGCAATGGATCCTTTTCAGTCAACTGAAAAACTTACATTATGCAGAAATATCAACAATTAAAAAACTGTTGCAAGAGAAAACTCAACCGTTGATTTTGAACATGGTATCAGACAAAACAAGCCCAAAcatcaacacaaaaaacaaatgtatatatatcctTCAACGCCTCGTTACAAGATCCAATCACGATCAATAGCAAACCATATTCCATACCTTGATAGCTGGAAATAAATACCGAAACTAGAGCTACGATAGACATTCCATCTAGACTTTCAAAAGCATGTTCATCTGAAAGACTATAACTCATCTGGAAGTCTTaaaaacatcaactataacaTCAAACTAAACAGGGTTGGCataaacccgggttttatgagtattggcaaaaacccgggttttatgagtattgcccagcccagtgtgaaatactgggaaaacccgggttttactgggtttaaGTGGGTAATACTCGGCAATACTGGGTAATGTAAATTAATACTGGTCTAAATTTTATAGAGAATTCAGTGATCAAACACAAATGTAATACATTTGAgatatatataacttgttttaATTGTCTAGATTGGTCAGActgtaaatataaagcaaaaaaaaatttttttttttcaaataagtataACTCTTAGTAAGAAGTAAGAAAAAActacatttaaataatgtatatgtactgtcactaattaataagtaattattcagattaaaacacagatttgtttatgttacaATGATCAACCCTTTCAATTCTATAAATGTTAATGGCATGACCACTTAGGGTGTTTAtttagggtgtttatttagcaatatgaatgaataacaattaaaataacaattcacttaaaaatgcatttttatcaaagtttggattattgaaacaatgcttGGAAATTATGTATAAACAAGGTATCcttaaatgtgcaaattttgtATTCTGCTTACATATATAGAATAAATGAAGAacagaatgaaattgaatttttcattctactagaAATGattcaatggttatctgtataaaaagtatatatttagctgtGATACTATAAAATTACACCAAGTCTAAACTATtatgtgttaaaataagcttgaaaaatcatattgcccagtaatgtccagtattacccatttctgggagtattgcccagcccgggaaaacccgggaattcccgggcgggtaatactttgccaaccctgaaattaaaactatttaaaagcaATGTAAAAATTAGTCCTGCTGTATCAGAATGCTGGCAAATTAAAGAAAATGACGTACACGTATAGAAAGCAAAGTAACATCCCCGCACTCGCTCATATTATATGCTTGGTCCCTGcagtttttttaattgttgacaTTTCTGCGAAGTCTAAGTCTTTCGGTTGACTGAATAAAATAATGTTGGACCACACAGCGACCAAGCATAAATGCAGAgatttaatttcaattagattgAGTGAACAGACAATTGTCTCTTCACAATTCACAAAGTACGCACCACCTAGAGAACTGTTTCGGCCGATAAACAACAGTTTGATTGTACTTGTTTAGTAGTTCATTATGTGGCAATGGATTAGGAGGGTACAGAGGCAAGTAGTAGCCTTGTGTctcataagataagataagataagttaagaaaactttattttgattcggcataaTTTCAAAAAGGCAACACAAGCTCTAAGGAGCTTttgaccgaatataaaaacaaataaataacataaaaacagttCATTTTGACATTAAAAACAACCTGTAATAGAAAGTAAAAAATCTCACATACAtagcatgcaataaaaataagcaacaaattttaaaatgaagtAAAACCATGCTTGACCAGAGCAACCCAAAGCAGCATAAATAATAACAGCTCAAGAATTATCTGCAAGCAGAACAGCGTCATTCCAAACCGTTCCAGGactgaacaagacttttaaaatgtgaatAACTGTTTTCAGTCCTGAAATGGTTTGGAAGGCTGTTCCATAAAGTAGCAGCagcaaatttgaacgattttttaCCGTAACGGGTTGACTTTACCTGTGGAATTTCAAGAATATTTACATACCTGaaagaatatttagatttttttcagagGACATCGTAAGGTACACTAAagaacttttatagctgactatgatcaatgttgaaggccgtacggggacatatagttcttaatttctgtgttatttggtctcttatgaatagttatctcattggtcatcataccacatctttacaTGTTTATCGAAGCTGTTTCAATATATAACCTGGCTGGGTATATCTGAATTGCATATATGAGTTTTTTAAAGATTATACTTGCAACATtcgaaaattgtaaaattatataaaaaaaaggcatTAGAACATGAACCCTTTTAGGTCCCTCAATATGATTTGTATGGTTGTAAAGAATAAGTCAAATCGGCGACCGTAAAACAACTTGCAGTAATCCGAAATGAATTAATTAGTGATCTTTCTACAACTAAGCTGTTTTGGTTTCAATTGTACGTCtgtcaaaaatgttttcaaaattgaaaaaaaatatcatcggaTAATAGATTGATTTTTGTCACTTGTTTAAATTTCAGGCCATAAAATGAACATGGCGACCCTAAACCTTTACAGTGGGAAAACTGGTGAGCCGAGAACAATAGAAAAGCAACCCTTCGAGCGATTGGAGTGACAAATCAATACATTTCCGTCGATCGTTCACGTCGGTAACCACACggattatataatattttgacactacaattatacttttttttgtttgattgtctGTTCGATTATGTCATTTGGAATAAACATGCAAAAGccttttgtcttattttcattatttatcttaaaaatgTATTAGAAACCTTCGTTGTCTCAccgataaaattttaaaaatcttaatcCGTACCGCTTAGTGATAAATGAAAAGGCCAAATCATGTACATAAAGAGTTATGGCTTTTTTTATAAGCACATTTTTCAGATTGCTCCAAAAGTCCTTGTTATAAAACCATTTCCTAAAACTAACTACTCATGTGACATCAAGGGGACTTTCAATGCAAACATTTTGTCTGTGTGATAAGGGGCAATATCTGTCAAAATCATGTTCAcgaatttgactcaaattctcatatttgatttataacatactaaaacacgTATCCAAATTATAATAAGTCTTTAATAAACAGGTAACAAGGCATATGCTAgataatatatatcataatttcgtgtgtattttagtctaaacGCCATTGATATGACCCCGAAAACTACCGACGGTCACATAACACGatataatttaaaacataaacataaatataaatagatatggaCCTCGTGTAAATGGATCTgtctatgtctgtttgatttcatgttatatattaaaaaattagtAAATTTACGATTTTACCTGAatatgaatgattttttgtggatcgaatcagtcaatcaaatgatttacatttgtttcacttttaatgttgacatCCTTTTCTTTTAATAACCGAACACACATAAATCATGCTTCATCTGTCTTTATCTAAGATTGTAAGCGGTTATCATCGATATTTCAtaacttattttgacaaaattgaaccatattggctgctaaaagcgaattattatttcattatttgactttctttaatgattgaacaaaactgaaaaatcgtaatttaaatgtttgtgtatctcgtagctagtgcccctttaatatgaCGAAATAAAAGTTATTGGTTGGTTTTGAAATAAAGGATAAAGGGACATATTTCTACAATACATATCTACAAATGCATTATTTGTCTCCTAGTAAtataattttatacgtcacaGGAACACGTCATGCATATACGGTCTTATGGTACAtttgagagatttagctagctataaaaacaggtttaatccaccattttttacatgagaaaatgcctgtaccaagtcgggaaaatgtcagtttttgtccattcgttttatgtgttagagcttttgattttgccatttgattatggaatttcttttttaaatttccacggtatttttgttattttctgttgGTGTATTCGCatttgtgtatacatatatatcGGAATTTGTTCGTTACAATTTGCCTAGCTACTCAGATTAATGAGTTCTAAACTTTGCTGCCTATACTGcgattttgatgaaattttcgCTTTAAACCTCGCAGGGCTAACTTCATACATATGCAAGAATATAAGCAgctgaacaaatattttttaggTTGATATTCGAGGAATTTATTCACTTagcaacattttaaaacaaaacaccaATGACATATAGTTCTCGCCATTTGCTGTATTTAgatggaaatgttatttatatgtgataactgtttctattttaattttttttctcattattgtCATATTTACAAAACCCTTTATTACGAATTTGTAAATAATCAACGACGTTTTTGCGAATGTGTCAACCACATGTTCCGTTTGTCAGTGTTTGCAGAGGCGATAATTTTGTGTCACTAGATCTCCCACTGTTTGAAAAAATCTAAAGTCAAATGATTTATTATCTCTAttatctcagaaaaaaaaatgttcaaagaatATCTGACGTATTACACTGTGTTCGATTAATGTGTTGTTACAAAGGACTATGCTTTGGGAAGGGCGAGCGCAaacccaccacattatttatgtacgtAAATGAAAAGATGTACCTGTTTGTCATTATTGTGTTGACATATGTTAcccaggccgttagttttctctgtagtattgtttcacattttttagtCGGGTATATGGTGttcttgctcattgttgaaggttgtatgtACATACTTGTCTGTTGGTCGTTGGTGAATAACTGttgcattggcaatcatgccacagaTACTTATTTTTGTACTCTTTTGGCAAGGTCAAATGTTTGAAATGTTCAAAAGTTTATTTAATGatgatttttatctttaaaaatgtcctgtaccaagtcaggaaaatggcctttgttatatcatagttagt
This sequence is a window from Mytilus edulis chromosome 1, xbMytEdul2.2, whole genome shotgun sequence. Protein-coding genes within it:
- the LOC139481874 gene encoding sterile alpha motif domain-containing protein 15-like — protein: MAAMQSAVEDLKDEKVPACLYWTVEQVSDWIEELGFPNYKECFLQNMINGRKLILIEASAFPNIGITDFEHIKMIAKSIRDLLEIEEPDWTRSISLPPRSDLGMYLEVKGNNGKNKDSLTFKNFCLNNNNAKWRPPLANHCLILPSY